In Opitutaceae bacterium TAV5, one genomic interval encodes:
- a CDS encoding anchor protein, with protein MKNKMTEYLSITAARRARFACVSLFLLSAAGMAHAANIDTYWNVADGEWTSAGNWSNGLPGDLSPDVSRVFFDTAQSGTVSNVTVAASAVAAFNQFRVNQGKTVNVSMGAGASLSGVSLTLGSGAASSHLRIEGPSDGTATASWSSFLQVGGTATSSGNTLTFSGSGLAASAANTITIGRQGNSHTMTVEGGASFQGKGLVVSGTTDVQYGVGNNNRLIVSGTGTNMTLSGFSGAVNTLGLVVGARPLTGSSGSNVQSGNRVTVSDGARLTVVGDNVDNATMTVLVGAATYRTNNSIEVSGTDSVFEVTGNIRTTVGHTTDTSYNNRLTVSDGGTVKTDAEIVINNGPSTAANRRNILAIGNGGTLVSDNVINNNGGLVTLAEGGVLKGETLAGAATSLVLNINGTGRFEAAGNGLGDTVTVNIGDSGGKEAVLAVGLAGRSGAATFSLDSALNLATGSFLEVSIFSDGSVDSIDLGTNASVTLSDGVGLRIAFDGEAPSAGGSYQLFTGNLSSIVGSFDTDLLSAPALADGLSWDWSRFNAAGGWTVSVVPEPSVIALLAGAGTGLVALGIRLRRRGEDNA; from the coding sequence ATGAAGAACAAAATGACAGAGTATCTATCCATAACAGCGGCCCGTCGGGCGCGCTTTGCCTGCGTCAGCCTGTTTCTGTTGTCCGCTGCCGGAATGGCACATGCGGCCAATATCGACACTTACTGGAATGTGGCGGACGGAGAATGGACATCCGCCGGGAACTGGTCGAACGGACTCCCGGGGGATTTGTCACCGGACGTCAGTCGTGTCTTTTTCGATACTGCCCAAAGCGGCACTGTCTCCAACGTGACCGTGGCGGCGAGCGCTGTGGCGGCATTCAACCAGTTCCGGGTCAATCAGGGAAAGACGGTCAATGTCTCCATGGGAGCCGGGGCTTCCCTGAGCGGCGTGAGTCTGACGCTGGGCTCGGGGGCGGCGTCTTCGCATCTCCGGATCGAAGGACCTTCGGACGGCACGGCAACGGCTTCCTGGTCGAGTTTCCTGCAGGTAGGCGGTACCGCGACCAGCAGCGGGAATACCCTGACGTTCTCCGGAAGCGGTCTTGCCGCCAGCGCGGCCAACACCATCACCATCGGCCGTCAGGGAAACAGTCATACGATGACCGTGGAGGGGGGCGCGTCTTTTCAGGGGAAGGGACTGGTCGTCAGCGGAACGACCGATGTGCAATACGGTGTCGGCAACAACAACCGGTTGATCGTTTCCGGTACCGGCACCAACATGACCCTCAGCGGATTCAGCGGAGCGGTGAATACGCTGGGTCTGGTGGTGGGCGCGCGTCCCCTGACCGGAAGCAGCGGTTCCAATGTCCAGAGCGGAAACCGGGTGACGGTTTCGGACGGAGCCCGGCTGACTGTGGTCGGAGATAATGTGGACAACGCCACCATGACGGTGCTTGTCGGCGCGGCTACCTATCGGACCAACAATTCCATCGAGGTTTCCGGAACGGATTCCGTTTTCGAGGTGACGGGCAACATCAGGACCACCGTTGGCCATACGACTGATACCTCTTACAACAATCGCCTGACCGTCAGCGACGGCGGTACGGTCAAAACCGACGCCGAGATTGTGATCAACAACGGCCCGAGCACGGCCGCGAACCGCCGCAACATTCTCGCCATCGGCAACGGCGGTACCCTGGTTTCGGACAACGTCATCAACAACAACGGCGGTCTCGTCACCCTCGCCGAGGGTGGTGTGTTGAAAGGGGAGACGCTTGCCGGGGCCGCCACGTCCCTGGTGCTCAACATCAATGGCACCGGCCGTTTCGAGGCCGCGGGTAACGGCTTGGGAGACACGGTCACGGTCAACATCGGAGACTCCGGCGGCAAGGAAGCGGTTCTGGCGGTCGGTCTGGCTGGCCGGAGCGGGGCAGCGACCTTCTCGCTCGATTCCGCGCTCAACCTGGCGACCGGGAGCTTTCTCGAAGTGTCGATTTTCAGCGATGGTTCCGTCGATTCCATCGACCTCGGGACCAACGCCTCGGTGACGCTTTCCGATGGCGTGGGGCTGCGAATTGCTTTCGATGGCGAAGCGCCTTCCGCCGGCGGTTCATACCAGCTCTTCACTGGAAATCTTTCCAGCATCGTCGGCAGCTTCGATACGGACCTGCTCTCCGCGCCGGCCCTTGCCGACGGCCTGAGCTGGGACTGGTCGCGGTTCAACGCGGCCGGCGGCTGGACGGTTTCCGTCGTGCCCGAGCCCTCGGTCATCGCTCTTCTGGCCGGTGCCGGAACGGGCCTGGTTGCCCTCGGCATTCGTCTTCGCCGTCGCGGGGAGGACAATGCCTGA
- a CDS encoding N-terminal cleavage protein — MNTLSSPLVPSGHTDCRAVSRLRAFTLIELLTVIAIIGILAGIILAALSGVRETARRTQNIANLRTLGVACHTYANENRGRMPHVVLKLLKGVLEPVYTTGNVVYFTADGNSLQMLTAKWGDAGNAWGQSDYLPGPDAFYGPFTPAETAAGKRQPGRFLSYNATSYAISYSAYSRPQQGVTASYAAYTAAIPELCNDRNDRDYLRTTPLFSDPIAETQAAYLGGFTGKKICTVRLDGSVTTFPRDYIWGIAGTENKIKALANYTN, encoded by the coding sequence ATGAACACTCTCTCATCTCCGCTCGTCCCGTCCGGACACACGGATTGTCGTGCGGTCTCGCGTTTGCGAGCCTTCACCTTGATCGAACTGCTCACGGTTATCGCCATCATCGGCATTCTTGCCGGCATCATTCTGGCTGCCCTGTCAGGCGTCCGAGAAACCGCCAGACGCACGCAGAACATCGCCAATCTGCGTACGCTGGGAGTTGCCTGTCACACCTACGCCAACGAAAACCGCGGCCGCATGCCTCATGTGGTTCTCAAGCTGCTCAAGGGTGTGCTCGAACCCGTTTACACGACCGGCAACGTCGTCTATTTCACGGCGGACGGAAATTCGCTGCAAATGCTCACCGCGAAATGGGGTGACGCGGGCAACGCCTGGGGGCAGAGCGATTACCTGCCCGGTCCCGATGCGTTCTACGGCCCGTTCACTCCTGCCGAAACCGCCGCAGGCAAACGGCAGCCGGGGCGCTTCCTTTCCTACAATGCGACCTCCTATGCCATCAGCTACAGTGCCTATTCCCGTCCACAGCAGGGCGTGACCGCGTCCTATGCCGCCTACACCGCCGCGATTCCCGAGCTGTGCAATGATCGCAACGATCGCGATTACCTGCGGACTACTCCGCTGTTTTCCGATCCCATCGCAGAGACCCAGGCGGCTTATCTCGGCGGTTTTACCGGGAAAAAGATCTGCACGGTGCGGCTCGATGGCAGCGTCACCACGTTTCCCCGGGATTACATCTGGGGCATTGCGGGCACCGAGAACAAGATCAAGGCGCTCGCCAACTACACGAACTGA
- a CDS encoding heparinase, with amino-acid sequence MTFCGFSRFLLLATGIVLIRPPSAAAASAAGEALPVVPLRGLAYTAGDIGEVRRQVRDHGANAALVDGILATAREWTARSDDEVAALVPPADALFAYGSAGDPKTGKAWPRFGRSGNMCSLDRPGIVRSPHTGDLYGNAKPGERYYDSGAGWVRESDGQAFYFKGVWNSWIVMQLHDAVDNLAMAYLLTGDPAFARRGLFILDRLATLRVRLPVTGNSVADWPHTASVDEPKGFFCYMGNIANQRAIGTAYAFDLLANAPFAAAPSVAATSGSPLTVGENITRNYFEIYERRYLGPRFRMLTNHGIIVVANLITQGVLFGNPDMLREGLDGMAGFFDNTINRDGDYMEVSGSYGRLGRDYGSRLVAPLANYDPENYPPAIAAGLPAVGDYTGGLKPGDDPRWFNTAVRMLWRLPVLGRYPQYGDMSMDRAVLLDRDNNWLAKHRAMYLRILYRQTTRADWKREIEALYPRAAAQDASPLLLEDLLVYGLALWMEPATAATSAEAKTETPAGEVSDLMAGKGIAILRSGAKENARALFLRGGINSWHGHDDQMTLVPYGHGMVLFGDYGYRWAGTPDNLGWGTRSISHNAVVVNEDFPAPYLYKGFAPNIPAPAASVTAFLADTEGPAQLVEMRNPQLYTRARLDDYRRAAWLVDVDADRYYFVDVFHVAGGNTHDYAWNSHYIEKTAARATGAAFHVEGIAPVSRPGAWTLASLDNEKNRAAAWNQPGQSWGERLNGENGLVTPLPGEKRLPVSKWNPAPGNGYGMIWNVQAEDTTRDWRAVWPLPDRSHAMRAHLLNYDGMTAVTALGPSMTPENHFNMIIARRTRARNAGSGPLRSRFVNVVEIARPDSWSLAAVAPLPFTTASGDAVGIRAELTAGQTDYLFASPRLQSLEAVAPAGLRFDGRNAFVRIDREGRLVSLALQEGRRLDAAGWKIETATSAIHATVLSVQPGRDASRLVIDTVLPDGLAGSTLLADSATGGDLGYPHNDYYRIEEVSPDAVPGHTVLTFRDQSLVIASLKIEEIDATTGKARLYWNHTLAGKAGNLSYRGRGVVAKGQGADTGKKPVLSLVREIDARDVTFTRTNDLRPGQSVDILVTRPGDRITLPATVTLRAIEGRPRAWRLRSTVPVRVTLPGETTARDFPAGENLVEASAR; translated from the coding sequence ATGACCTTCTGCGGCTTCTCCCGTTTCCTTCTCCTTGCCACCGGAATCGTACTGATCCGGCCTCCGTCCGCGGCTGCAGCATCCGCTGCCGGAGAGGCTCTTCCCGTCGTGCCTCTCCGCGGTCTGGCCTACACCGCCGGGGATATCGGCGAGGTGCGCCGGCAGGTTCGTGATCACGGCGCCAACGCCGCCCTCGTGGATGGCATCCTTGCCACCGCCCGCGAGTGGACGGCCCGTTCCGATGACGAGGTGGCCGCGCTGGTTCCGCCGGCCGATGCGCTCTTCGCCTACGGTTCCGCCGGCGATCCGAAAACCGGAAAGGCATGGCCGCGCTTCGGGCGTTCGGGCAACATGTGCAGTCTCGATCGTCCGGGCATTGTCCGATCGCCGCACACGGGCGACCTCTACGGCAACGCCAAACCCGGCGAGCGGTATTACGATTCCGGCGCCGGCTGGGTGCGCGAGTCGGACGGGCAGGCGTTCTACTTCAAGGGGGTCTGGAACTCGTGGATCGTCATGCAGCTCCACGATGCCGTCGACAACCTCGCCATGGCATATCTCCTGACCGGCGATCCGGCCTTCGCGCGGCGCGGCCTCTTTATTCTGGATCGCCTCGCGACGCTTCGCGTCCGGCTTCCGGTGACGGGAAACAGCGTCGCCGACTGGCCGCACACGGCCTCCGTTGACGAACCCAAGGGGTTTTTCTGCTACATGGGCAATATCGCCAACCAGCGCGCCATCGGCACGGCCTACGCCTTCGACCTCCTCGCCAACGCGCCCTTTGCCGCCGCGCCTTCCGTGGCTGCGACCTCCGGGTCGCCCTTGACCGTGGGCGAAAATATCACCCGCAACTACTTCGAAATCTACGAGCGCCGTTACCTCGGTCCCCGGTTTCGCATGCTCACCAACCATGGCATCATTGTCGTCGCCAATCTCATTACCCAGGGCGTGCTTTTCGGGAATCCCGACATGCTGCGGGAAGGACTCGACGGCATGGCCGGTTTTTTCGACAACACCATCAATCGCGATGGCGACTACATGGAGGTATCCGGGAGTTACGGACGACTCGGCCGCGACTACGGAAGCCGGCTGGTGGCTCCGCTCGCCAATTACGATCCGGAAAACTATCCGCCTGCGATCGCCGCCGGCCTGCCCGCGGTCGGCGACTACACCGGCGGCCTGAAACCCGGCGACGATCCGCGCTGGTTCAACACCGCCGTGCGCATGCTCTGGCGTCTGCCGGTTCTTGGCCGGTATCCCCAATACGGCGACATGTCGATGGATCGTGCGGTTCTCCTCGATCGCGACAACAACTGGCTGGCCAAACATCGGGCCATGTACCTGCGCATCCTTTACCGCCAGACGACCCGCGCCGACTGGAAGCGGGAAATCGAGGCGCTTTATCCCCGGGCGGCCGCGCAGGATGCCTCGCCGCTCCTGCTCGAGGATCTTCTTGTCTACGGTCTCGCGCTGTGGATGGAGCCGGCGACGGCGGCGACGTCCGCAGAGGCGAAAACCGAAACTCCTGCCGGCGAGGTCTCCGACCTCATGGCCGGGAAAGGCATCGCCATCCTCCGCAGCGGCGCGAAAGAAAACGCCCGCGCGCTCTTTCTGCGCGGCGGCATCAATTCCTGGCACGGTCACGACGACCAGATGACGCTCGTCCCTTACGGCCATGGCATGGTGCTCTTCGGAGACTACGGCTACCGCTGGGCAGGCACGCCCGACAATCTCGGCTGGGGCACACGTTCGATCTCGCACAACGCCGTTGTCGTCAACGAAGACTTCCCGGCGCCTTACCTCTACAAGGGATTTGCGCCGAACATCCCGGCGCCCGCCGCCAGCGTCACGGCGTTCCTCGCCGACACCGAGGGCCCGGCGCAACTCGTCGAGATGCGCAATCCGCAACTCTACACCCGCGCCCGCCTCGACGATTACCGGCGCGCCGCCTGGCTCGTGGATGTCGACGCGGATCGGTATTATTTCGTGGATGTCTTCCATGTCGCCGGAGGCAACACTCACGACTATGCATGGAATTCCCATTACATCGAAAAGACCGCCGCCCGTGCGACCGGAGCCGCGTTCCATGTGGAAGGCATTGCGCCTGTGTCCCGGCCCGGCGCCTGGACGCTGGCCTCGCTCGACAACGAGAAAAACCGCGCCGCCGCGTGGAACCAGCCCGGCCAAAGCTGGGGAGAGCGTCTGAATGGCGAAAACGGTCTCGTCACCCCGCTGCCCGGCGAAAAACGGCTGCCCGTTTCCAAATGGAATCCCGCGCCCGGCAACGGCTACGGAATGATCTGGAACGTGCAGGCCGAGGACACCACCCGCGACTGGCGCGCCGTGTGGCCGCTCCCCGACCGGAGCCACGCCATGCGCGCCCATCTTCTCAACTACGACGGCATGACGGCCGTGACCGCCCTCGGCCCGAGCATGACTCCGGAAAACCATTTCAACATGATCATCGCCCGCCGGACCCGCGCCCGAAACGCCGGCTCCGGTCCCCTGCGCAGCCGTTTTGTCAATGTCGTGGAAATCGCCCGCCCCGATTCCTGGTCGCTGGCTGCGGTCGCTCCGCTTCCGTTCACGACGGCTTCCGGCGACGCCGTCGGTATTCGCGCGGAACTGACGGCCGGCCAGACCGATTATCTTTTCGCATCCCCCCGTTTGCAATCGCTCGAGGCTGTCGCACCGGCCGGCCTCCGGTTCGATGGCCGCAACGCCTTCGTCCGGATCGACCGGGAGGGCCGCCTGGTGAGTCTCGCCCTGCAGGAAGGCCGGCGGCTCGATGCGGCGGGCTGGAAGATCGAAACCGCAACGTCCGCGATCCATGCGACCGTCCTTTCCGTGCAACCCGGACGCGACGCTTCCCGCCTCGTCATCGACACCGTGCTGCCCGACGGGCTCGCGGGATCGACCCTGCTGGCCGACAGTGCCACCGGAGGCGATCTCGGGTATCCTCATAACGACTACTATCGCATCGAAGAGGTGTCGCCCGACGCCGTACCCGGTCACACCGTGCTCACCTTTCGCGACCAGTCGTTGGTCATTGCCTCCCTGAAAATCGAGGAGATCGACGCCACGACCGGCAAGGCTCGCCTTTACTGGAATCACACGCTCGCGGGCAAGGCGGGCAACCTTTCGTACCGCGGACGGGGGGTCGTTGCGAAAGGGCAGGGGGCGGACACCGGAAAAAAGCCCGTGTTGTCGCTCGTCCGCGAGATCGATGCGCGCGACGTCACGTTTACCCGGACCAACGACCTGCGCCCCGGCCAATCCGTCGACATTCTCGTCACCCGGCCCGGCGACCGGATAACGCTGCCGGCCACCGTTACCCTCCGCGCCATCGAAGGCCGGCCGCGCGCCTGGCGCCTCCGCTCGACGGTTCCTGTGCGCGTCACGCTTCCGGGGGAAACCACGGCCCGCGATTTCCCGGCCGGCGAAAACCTGGTGGAGGCCTCCGCCCGATGA
- a CDS encoding nitrilase, protein MNPSRLDEAVAIAPPPAPVRKPGRRVTVSAVGGPSPEFPPALSEDCGRLAEVMAAHWEREIAGVLPDRPDLIVLPEMCDRFAHTPPALLEKIRPVMLTHMTRLLSRLARENRCYIVHATAAPVPASGTYPGTDDVWQNVAILIGRDGREVARYAKNWLVVTETGRGLVPGAGACVAECDFGRVGFAICFDLNFPELLESYRRLRPDLIVFPSHYHGGFLQPVWAYETRAHFLGCMGMAGINSELWSPLGMRLAASTHYCPQLTATLNPDCVVAHLDFNQEKLRALKARYGRDVTITDPGQLGSVLITSNSETLGAADMAREFRIELLDDYLARSRRVNHNARKI, encoded by the coding sequence ATGAATCCGTCCCGCCTCGATGAAGCCGTCGCGATCGCCCCTCCGCCTGCGCCCGTTCGCAAACCCGGCCGCCGCGTAACGGTCAGCGCGGTGGGCGGACCCTCTCCGGAGTTTCCGCCTGCCTTGTCCGAAGACTGCGGCCGGCTGGCGGAAGTCATGGCCGCGCATTGGGAGCGGGAAATCGCCGGCGTTCTCCCCGACCGTCCCGACCTGATCGTGTTGCCGGAGATGTGCGACCGCTTCGCCCACACTCCGCCCGCCCTGTTGGAAAAAATCCGTCCGGTCATGTTGACGCACATGACGAGGCTGCTGTCGCGACTGGCCCGGGAAAACCGCTGCTACATCGTCCATGCGACCGCGGCGCCTGTCCCCGCTTCCGGAACGTATCCGGGAACAGATGACGTCTGGCAAAACGTCGCCATCCTCATCGGCCGCGATGGCCGCGAGGTCGCCCGCTATGCAAAAAACTGGCTCGTTGTCACGGAAACCGGACGCGGCCTGGTTCCCGGCGCCGGGGCCTGTGTGGCAGAGTGCGATTTCGGACGCGTGGGTTTTGCCATCTGTTTCGATCTCAATTTCCCCGAGCTCCTCGAGAGTTATCGTCGCCTGCGGCCCGACCTGATTGTTTTTCCCTCGCACTATCACGGAGGTTTCCTGCAACCCGTCTGGGCTTACGAAACCCGCGCCCACTTTCTCGGCTGCATGGGCATGGCGGGCATCAACAGCGAACTCTGGTCGCCGCTCGGCATGCGCCTTGCCGCATCGACCCATTATTGCCCGCAACTGACGGCGACCCTGAACCCCGACTGCGTGGTCGCGCATCTGGATTTCAATCAGGAAAAACTCCGCGCCCTGAAAGCCCGTTACGGTCGCGACGTGACCATTACCGATCCGGGGCAGCTCGGCTCGGTGCTGATCACGAGCAACAGTGAAACCCTCGGCGCGGCCGACATGGCCCGTGAGTTCCGCATCGAACTCCTGGACGACTACCTGGCGCGCTCCCGCAGGGTGAATCACAACGCCCGAAAAATCTGA